In Sphingobacterium sp. PCS056, the following proteins share a genomic window:
- a CDS encoding GAF domain-containing protein — protein MAEDLTINKGTKKDQYIGLVPQIRGLVTGETNQIANLANIAAALKEQFNFFWVGFYLIEGEQLVLGPFQGPVACTRIQYGRGVCGTSWKENKTIIVPNVEEFLGHIACSSLSKSEIVIPIYQDNSIIGILDVDSDELNAFDEIDAQYLTEIVSLLS, from the coding sequence ATGGCAGAAGATTTAACAATAAACAAAGGAACGAAGAAAGATCAATATATAGGCTTAGTTCCTCAAATCAGAGGTTTGGTTACAGGTGAGACCAATCAAATAGCTAATCTTGCAAATATTGCTGCGGCACTGAAAGAACAGTTCAATTTCTTTTGGGTGGGTTTTTACTTAATCGAGGGTGAACAGCTGGTGCTCGGTCCATTTCAAGGACCTGTAGCCTGTACACGTATTCAATATGGTCGTGGAGTGTGCGGCACTTCCTGGAAAGAAAACAAAACCATAATCGTACCTAATGTGGAGGAATTCCTTGGACATATTGCTTGTAGTTCCCTATCAAAATCAGAAATCGTCATTCCGATATATCAAGATAATAGCATCATTGGCATATTGGATGTCGATAGCGATGAGTTAAACGCTTTCGATGAAATTGATGCTCAATATTTAACTGAAATCGTTTCTTTACTGTCATAG
- a CDS encoding WD40 repeat domain-containing protein — translation MDKFEIELAATLTGHQNPIFALEKGYFAHTFFSGGNDKGVVEWDSQNRTFKRILCAVSSSIYALHLIPNTSYLAIALREGKVMIVDVENQTLITNLMVSNKAIFALQSIPAKNELVAVGEDGVASVWCLKDYKKIYEFAISSNTIRTIALSHDQKKIAFGDKNGDIFLFSAEDYHFLLANQKHSMPITSLIFSRNNLKLISGARDAAVKISDVASLKEQYSFVPHMFTVYGIYPHPNYPVFATVSRDKSFKIWDEETFSLLKVINRDKFYDSHTLSINTGLWIDGGQYFLTAGDDKLIKVWAFK, via the coding sequence ATGGATAAATTCGAAATAGAGCTAGCAGCAACATTAACAGGACATCAAAATCCCATCTTCGCTTTAGAAAAAGGATATTTTGCGCATACATTTTTTTCTGGGGGCAATGATAAAGGTGTGGTTGAATGGGATTCTCAAAACAGAACATTCAAACGCATTTTATGTGCAGTTAGTTCTTCGATTTATGCATTGCATTTAATACCCAATACATCTTATCTTGCCATCGCACTTCGTGAGGGGAAGGTGATGATTGTTGATGTGGAAAATCAGACATTAATAACCAATCTGATGGTCTCCAATAAAGCTATTTTTGCGCTTCAGAGTATTCCTGCTAAAAATGAATTGGTAGCCGTAGGAGAGGATGGTGTCGCGAGTGTATGGTGCCTGAAGGATTATAAAAAAATATATGAATTTGCCATTTCATCAAATACCATTCGGACCATTGCCTTATCGCATGATCAAAAGAAAATTGCATTTGGAGATAAGAACGGTGATATCTTTTTATTTTCTGCAGAAGACTATCATTTCTTGCTTGCCAATCAAAAGCACAGCATGCCCATTACAAGTCTTATCTTTTCGCGTAATAACCTTAAGCTCATTAGTGGGGCAAGAGATGCTGCTGTTAAAATATCTGATGTTGCGAGTTTAAAAGAGCAATACAGTTTTGTGCCCCATATGTTTACCGTATATGGCATCTATCCGCACCCCAATTATCCTGTTTTTGCAACAGTAAGCCGTGACAAATCATTCAAAATTTGGGATGAGGAAACATTTTCTTTGCTTAAAGTGATCAACCGTGATAAATTTTATGACTCCCATACGCTATCCATCAATACGGGACTTTGGATTGATGGAGGTCAATATTTCTTGACAGCAGGAGATGATAAATTGATCAAGGTTTGGGCATTCAAATGA
- the hisIE gene encoding bifunctional phosphoribosyl-AMP cyclohydrolase/phosphoribosyl-ATP diphosphatase HisIE, protein MLDFSKSDGLVPVIVQDAQTLEVLMLGYMNEEAWQKTQAEKRVTFFSRSKNRLWTKGEESGNFLEVVGLHIDCDQDTVLIKARPAGPTCHTGSRSCFNTEFNQNFVLELERIIKHRYEFPSDESYVNRLRSKGINKIAQKVGEEAVETVIAALTETEHDFINETSDLLFHLLVLLREKGISLETIAKNLESRHQ, encoded by the coding sequence ATGTTAGATTTTTCAAAAAGTGACGGACTTGTCCCAGTGATTGTACAAGACGCCCAAACATTGGAAGTGTTGATGCTCGGCTATATGAATGAAGAAGCATGGCAAAAAACACAAGCCGAAAAGCGCGTTACTTTTTTTTCGAGAAGTAAAAATCGATTGTGGACTAAGGGTGAAGAAAGTGGAAACTTTCTAGAAGTGGTAGGATTGCATATTGATTGTGATCAAGATACGGTATTAATTAAAGCAAGACCAGCAGGCCCGACTTGTCATACCGGTAGTCGCAGCTGTTTTAATACAGAATTTAATCAAAATTTCGTATTGGAGCTCGAACGTATTATTAAGCATCGTTATGAATTTCCTTCTGACGAGTCTTATGTCAATCGTTTACGTTCAAAAGGAATTAACAAGATCGCGCAAAAAGTAGGTGAAGAGGCTGTTGAAACTGTTATCGCAGCATTGACAGAGACTGAGCATGATTTTATCAATGAAACCTCAGATTTATTATTCCATCTGTTGGTTCTATTACGTGAGAAAGGTATTTCTTTGGAGACCATTGCTAAAAATTTAGAAAGCAGACATCAATAA
- the hisF gene encoding imidazole glycerol phosphate synthase subunit HisF — protein MLAKRIIPCLDVKDGRTVKGVNFVDLRDAGDPVELAWQYSQQGADELVFLDIAATHEGRKTTIDLVKAVARQVNIPFTIGGGINEMKDAEILLNSGADKISINSAAVRNPQLINDLAAAFGAQFVVVAIDTRYLEGQNFVHLSGGRIQTELKTEDWVREAQERGAGEILLTSMDHDGTKNGFDNGLLKKINDSITIPLIASGGAGNQQHFVDVFQQANVDAALAASVFHYGEILIPALKDTLRSNGIVVR, from the coding sequence ATGTTAGCAAAGCGTATAATTCCGTGTCTTGATGTTAAAGATGGTCGAACAGTAAAGGGAGTCAATTTTGTTGACTTACGTGATGCAGGTGACCCTGTTGAATTGGCTTGGCAATATTCCCAACAAGGAGCAGACGAATTGGTCTTTCTAGATATTGCGGCCACACATGAAGGCCGTAAAACAACGATCGATTTGGTGAAAGCAGTGGCTCGTCAAGTTAATATTCCATTTACAATCGGGGGTGGAATTAACGAAATGAAGGATGCTGAGATACTGTTAAATTCGGGTGCGGATAAGATTTCGATCAATTCGGCAGCAGTGCGTAATCCCCAGTTAATTAATGATCTCGCTGCAGCTTTTGGAGCACAATTTGTTGTTGTCGCAATTGATACGCGGTACCTAGAAGGACAAAATTTTGTTCATTTAAGTGGGGGGCGTATCCAAACAGAACTAAAGACTGAAGATTGGGTTCGCGAAGCGCAAGAGCGGGGTGCAGGTGAAATTTTACTGACATCTATGGACCATGATGGTACAAAAAACGGATTCGATAATGGATTATTGAAAAAAATCAATGATTCGATTACGATTCCTTTAATTGCATCTGGTGGAGCGGGAAATCAACAGCATTTTGTGGATGTATTTCAACAAGCCAATGTTGATGCCGCTTTAGCAGCTTCGGTATTTCATTATGGGGAAATACTGATCCCAGCATTAAAAGATACGCTAAGGAGCAATGGGATTGTGGTAAGATAA
- a CDS encoding HisA/HisF-related TIM barrel protein codes for MYIIPAIDVLDKKVVRLREGNYNDVTTYEISLEEQIEKYHANGTELVHIIDLNGAKGDFSNQEYLFDIIQKTEMKIQYGGGVRSIDKVKELVDAGIYRVIVGTQAITNPSFLEELSTLNEGKVKYADHIVIAIDVLDEVIKYSGWLESSPIKLIEYIDKCLALGFYRFLCTDISKDGKLGGAGVELYKKLLDHSPIIKLIGSGGISSMEDISNLNALGTMESVVVGKAIYENRITIEEIKDWNLKSLINF; via the coding sequence ATGTATATTATACCCGCTATTGACGTATTAGATAAGAAAGTTGTTCGTTTGAGAGAAGGAAACTATAATGACGTCACTACTTATGAGATCAGTTTAGAAGAGCAGATTGAGAAATATCATGCAAATGGTACAGAATTGGTACATATCATTGATCTTAACGGTGCAAAAGGTGATTTTAGTAACCAAGAATATTTATTTGACATCATTCAAAAAACAGAAATGAAAATTCAGTACGGTGGCGGTGTTCGCAGTATTGATAAAGTTAAGGAATTAGTGGATGCTGGTATCTACCGTGTTATTGTAGGTACGCAAGCAATTACTAATCCATCATTTTTGGAAGAGTTGAGTACCTTGAACGAAGGCAAAGTAAAATATGCTGATCATATCGTGATCGCTATTGATGTATTGGACGAGGTGATTAAGTATTCCGGTTGGTTAGAGTCATCTCCGATCAAATTAATTGAGTATATCGATAAATGTCTTGCATTAGGCTTTTATAGATTCTTATGTACTGATATCAGTAAAGATGGTAAATTAGGTGGTGCAGGAGTTGAGTTGTATAAGAAATTATTAGATCACTCCCCAATTATCAAATTAATAGGATCTGGAGGTATTAGTTCTATGGAAGATATTAGCAATTTAAACGCATTGGGAACGATGGAATCTGTTGTGGTTGGTAAAGCAATCTATGAGAATAGGATTACCATTGAAGAAATCAAAGATTGGAATCTGAAATCGTTAATTAACTTCTAA
- the hisH gene encoding imidazole glycerol phosphate synthase subunit HisH, whose protein sequence is MIGIINYGAGNIFSLTAALERVGLTYGMVNQEEELDQYDRIIIPGVGHAGAAMQKLRASGLAECIHTIKKPVLGICVGMQLLTDFSEEGNADLLSIIPLKTLHFDQKIKEKVPHMGWNSVSIRNDNPLFSNIEDNAYFYFVHSYFIEYDTAYTAAMCAYGLPFSAAIAKDNFYGVQFHPEKSGKVGEQLLLNFSKLS, encoded by the coding sequence ATGATAGGAATTATAAATTACGGAGCTGGTAATATTTTTTCATTGACAGCAGCTTTAGAGCGCGTGGGCCTTACCTATGGTATGGTCAATCAGGAAGAGGAGTTAGATCAGTACGACCGCATCATCATTCCTGGAGTAGGACATGCGGGGGCAGCAATGCAAAAACTTCGTGCTTCTGGATTGGCAGAATGTATTCATACGATTAAAAAACCAGTATTGGGTATTTGTGTGGGAATGCAGTTGCTGACCGATTTTTCTGAAGAAGGAAATGCAGACCTACTCTCCATCATTCCTTTAAAGACTTTGCACTTTGATCAAAAAATCAAAGAGAAAGTTCCCCATATGGGATGGAATAGCGTATCCATTAGAAATGACAATCCATTATTCAGCAATATAGAAGATAATGCTTATTTTTACTTTGTACATTCCTATTTCATTGAATATGATACAGCATACACTGCTGCGATGTGTGCATATGGACTACCATTTTCGGCCGCTATAGCGAAGGACAATTTCTACGGTGTACAATTTCACCCCGAAAAATCCGGAAAAGTAGGGGAGCAGTTATTATTGAATTTTTCAAAATTAAGTTAG